In one window of Frigoriglobus tundricola DNA:
- a CDS encoding glutamate synthase-related protein — MNATGLDRVRSGKLLYTDEVGHDACGIGGVAARDGKPSAEVMRKTVLALKAMEHRGGVCGEAGDGAGVLVAIPQAFFREEAKRLRFDGARDLRPEDTLAVGVLFVFEYDPARAEQVRAIVRDALTGGPVRLIGTRTVPTNEGALPAKARATRPAAIEHFVFKVEGDATAADQWLALRRLGLRQRLLEAGLSAYVPSLSARLVGYKGLMTSGQLADFYADLTDPAFETGIATFHRRYSTNTFPNWTLAQPFRLTCHNGEINTVKTTRNAVTAFARGLRPPLPGGDLLTPKMSDSSSLDEWVEYLMLQQNWSLLRALRLSVPPVWDTEADVWGQEAFDLFTYYRRTFGSLTAWDGPAGIIGTDGRMLVGLVDRMGLRPVRWCSDKRGWLYIGSESGVFGLDTTTIVASGQLQPGQMIALDTATGERLDSYQIMARVVAEARDELGDVRELNRRQIIIPEGFDYTRQTDDAVGAMLTERNWSLDHLLQAAGWDFDRAVFVREMAKLKKEPLSSMGHDRVLTVFSQHHPTLFKYLQQTFAEVTNPPIDPYREGGAMSLATYLGRGPLASSVREGAGDALPVRQMELPSPVISDAIVEEIRQNEVLGFKLLDATFPIQGGADAMRASLVAIQSAAEKAVHDGYHVLCVSDKEACKRGIFPIPSLLALGAVHQYLCQQGLRDKCSLIVQAGDIQEGHDVCCLVAFGADAVHPYLMLRLVKDGLTFKDPDSKNEFKLEPREALENLFAALEDTIKKVISKMGITTIEGYRGAQLFEAVGFGPQMMAFLGDFPSRLGGIGFTELVEDAQWRVAQAEKMTVLGRNRDYHAFNAKVRMALRDAVKEAHPEPEQGGGEMAYTAPPAESDPAAPQRVADKFVKFTDMVNTRVPTVLRDLFTVKPGTTATPLNEVQAAADIIANHFRGAAMSHGALTGASHMTIAAALNEMGGLSNSGEGGEARWRNDIPERAYGAHWDKVRAQREAHPEIYALGGNIAKSRFRSRIRQIASGRFGVDAEYLVNADEISIKMAQGAKPGEGGQLMGKKVTTEIAEIRFAKPGTDLISPPPHHDIYSIEDLAQLIYDLKAVKPGIPVSVKLVAVENIGTIAVGVAKAGADIIEIDGIDGGTGAAMVSSKEHAGLPSEMGLAEAHQALVVNGLRTSVVLRVGGGIKNGHDVVKYALFGADEFTFGQGLMVSVGCIVCKSCHIPNCPTGITGSPEIFKGHPEHTKAYLTAVAIEVRALLARMGFKRLSEVTGRSDLLTRRTDFKKEHSRAALLDLSRFIHPDMAVALLAKNHPQVEPNRGLCAPAGSLNERVLAAAFDAIDTAQNADLVFRVRNSDRAVGATVAGEIAKLYGREGMPNNRKVKVRLDGEAGQSFGAWCINGLDLELRGFAQDGVAKGISGGTVVVTLDYSASDYGGEIQSVAGNNVGYGATGGTVFVGGRAGHRLGIRNSGATIVAEAAGKYACEYMTRGRVLILGPVENEIGSGMTGGELFIYDPKTDVPAKLHGKSVTVIECSHVDYEWMHPLLHQYFARTGSRQAEYILKNWADVRRGRRLRKVLPLAVARAMEDLKTAGTNAG; from the coding sequence ATGAACGCGACCGGCTTGGATCGGGTCCGAAGCGGCAAACTGCTTTACACCGACGAGGTGGGCCACGACGCGTGCGGCATCGGGGGTGTCGCCGCCCGCGACGGGAAACCGTCCGCCGAGGTGATGCGGAAAACGGTCCTCGCCCTCAAGGCGATGGAGCACCGCGGCGGCGTGTGCGGCGAGGCCGGCGACGGCGCCGGCGTACTGGTCGCGATCCCGCAAGCGTTCTTTCGTGAAGAGGCCAAGCGCCTCCGCTTCGACGGCGCCCGGGACCTGCGGCCGGAAGACACCCTCGCCGTCGGCGTGCTGTTCGTCTTCGAATACGACCCCGCCCGCGCCGAGCAGGTCCGCGCGATCGTGCGCGACGCGTTGACCGGCGGCCCGGTCCGGCTGATCGGCACCCGTACCGTTCCCACAAACGAAGGCGCGCTTCCGGCCAAGGCCCGGGCTACCCGCCCTGCCGCCATCGAACACTTCGTCTTCAAAGTGGAGGGCGACGCCACCGCCGCCGACCAGTGGCTCGCGCTGCGGCGCCTCGGGCTGCGCCAGCGGCTCCTGGAAGCCGGACTGTCGGCCTACGTCCCGTCCCTCTCGGCGCGGCTCGTCGGCTACAAGGGGCTCATGACCAGCGGCCAGCTCGCGGACTTCTACGCGGACCTGACGGACCCGGCGTTCGAGACGGGGATCGCCACGTTCCACCGCCGGTACAGCACCAACACGTTCCCGAACTGGACCCTCGCGCAGCCGTTCCGCCTCACCTGCCATAACGGTGAGATCAACACCGTCAAGACGACCCGGAACGCGGTCACAGCGTTCGCGCGGGGCCTCCGGCCGCCGCTCCCGGGCGGCGACCTGCTCACCCCGAAGATGAGCGACTCGTCCAGCCTCGACGAGTGGGTCGAGTACCTGATGCTCCAACAGAACTGGAGCCTGCTGCGGGCGCTGCGGCTGAGCGTCCCGCCCGTGTGGGACACCGAAGCGGACGTGTGGGGCCAGGAGGCGTTCGACCTCTTTACGTACTACCGCCGGACGTTCGGCAGCCTGACGGCGTGGGACGGCCCGGCCGGCATCATCGGCACCGACGGCCGCATGCTCGTGGGGCTCGTGGACCGCATGGGGCTGCGCCCCGTCCGGTGGTGCTCGGACAAGCGCGGCTGGCTGTACATCGGCAGCGAGTCGGGCGTCTTCGGCCTCGACACGACCACCATCGTCGCCAGCGGCCAGCTCCAACCGGGGCAGATGATCGCCCTAGACACGGCGACCGGCGAGCGCCTCGACAGCTACCAGATCATGGCCCGCGTGGTGGCGGAGGCGCGGGACGAACTCGGCGACGTGCGCGAGCTGAACCGCCGGCAGATCATCATCCCGGAGGGGTTCGACTACACCCGCCAGACCGACGACGCCGTCGGCGCGATGCTGACCGAGCGGAACTGGTCGCTCGACCACCTGCTCCAGGCGGCGGGGTGGGACTTCGACCGCGCCGTGTTCGTGCGCGAAATGGCCAAGCTGAAGAAGGAACCGCTGTCCAGCATGGGGCACGACCGCGTGCTGACCGTGTTCAGCCAGCACCACCCGACGCTGTTCAAGTACCTGCAACAGACGTTCGCGGAGGTGACCAACCCGCCCATCGACCCGTACCGCGAGGGCGGGGCGATGTCGCTGGCGACCTACTTGGGGCGCGGGCCGCTGGCGAGTTCGGTGCGCGAGGGGGCGGGCGACGCGTTGCCCGTGCGCCAGATGGAGCTGCCTTCGCCCGTGATCTCGGACGCGATCGTGGAGGAGATCCGCCAGAACGAGGTCCTGGGGTTCAAGCTCCTCGACGCGACGTTCCCGATCCAGGGCGGCGCCGACGCCATGCGGGCCAGCCTCGTCGCGATCCAGAGCGCCGCGGAGAAGGCCGTCCACGACGGCTACCACGTCCTCTGCGTCTCGGACAAGGAGGCGTGCAAGCGCGGCATCTTCCCGATCCCGTCGCTGCTCGCGCTGGGGGCCGTCCACCAGTACCTGTGCCAGCAGGGCCTGCGCGACAAGTGCAGCCTCATCGTGCAGGCCGGCGACATCCAGGAGGGCCACGACGTCTGCTGCCTCGTGGCGTTCGGGGCGGACGCCGTTCACCCGTACCTGATGCTCCGCCTCGTCAAGGACGGCCTGACGTTCAAGGACCCCGATTCGAAGAACGAGTTCAAGCTCGAACCGCGCGAGGCGCTCGAGAACCTCTTCGCGGCGCTCGAGGACACCATCAAAAAGGTGATCTCCAAGATGGGGATCACAACCATTGAGGGGTACCGCGGGGCGCAGCTGTTCGAAGCGGTCGGGTTCGGCCCCCAGATGATGGCGTTCCTCGGCGACTTCCCCAGCCGCCTCGGCGGGATCGGCTTCACCGAGCTGGTCGAGGACGCCCAGTGGCGGGTCGCCCAGGCCGAGAAGATGACGGTGCTGGGCCGCAACCGCGACTACCACGCGTTCAACGCCAAGGTGCGCATGGCCCTCCGGGACGCGGTGAAAGAGGCGCACCCCGAACCGGAACAGGGCGGCGGCGAAATGGCGTACACCGCCCCGCCGGCCGAATCCGACCCGGCCGCCCCGCAGCGCGTGGCCGACAAGTTCGTGAAGTTCACGGACATGGTCAACACGCGGGTGCCCACCGTCCTCCGCGACCTGTTCACGGTCAAGCCCGGCACGACCGCGACCCCCTTGAATGAGGTGCAGGCAGCCGCGGACATCATCGCGAACCACTTCCGCGGCGCCGCCATGAGCCACGGCGCGCTGACCGGTGCGTCGCACATGACGATCGCCGCCGCCCTCAACGAGATGGGCGGGCTCAGCAACTCCGGCGAGGGCGGCGAGGCCCGGTGGCGGAACGACATCCCCGAACGCGCCTACGGCGCGCACTGGGACAAGGTGCGGGCGCAGCGCGAAGCCCACCCGGAGATCTACGCGCTCGGCGGGAACATCGCGAAGAGCCGGTTCCGCAGCCGCATCCGCCAGATCGCGTCCGGCCGGTTCGGCGTGGACGCCGAGTACCTCGTCAACGCGGACGAGATCTCCATCAAGATGGCGCAGGGGGCGAAGCCCGGCGAGGGCGGGCAGTTGATGGGCAAGAAGGTGACGACCGAGATCGCCGAGATCCGGTTCGCCAAGCCCGGCACGGACCTCATCAGCCCGCCCCCGCACCACGACATCTACTCCATCGAGGACCTCGCGCAACTGATCTACGACCTGAAGGCCGTGAAGCCGGGCATCCCGGTCTCGGTGAAGCTGGTCGCGGTGGAGAACATCGGCACCATCGCGGTCGGCGTGGCGAAGGCCGGGGCGGACATCATCGAGATCGACGGCATCGACGGCGGCACCGGGGCCGCGATGGTCTCGTCCAAGGAGCACGCCGGGCTGCCGAGCGAGATGGGGCTGGCCGAGGCCCACCAGGCGCTCGTGGTGAACGGCCTCCGGACGAGCGTCGTCCTCCGGGTCGGCGGCGGCATCAAGAACGGGCACGACGTCGTGAAGTACGCGCTGTTCGGTGCGGACGAGTTCACGTTCGGTCAGGGGCTGATGGTGTCGGTCGGGTGCATCGTGTGCAAGAGCTGCCACATCCCGAACTGTCCGACCGGCATCACGGGCAGCCCCGAGATCTTCAAGGGCCACCCCGAACACACGAAGGCGTACCTCACCGCGGTCGCCATTGAGGTGCGAGCGCTGCTGGCGCGGATGGGGTTCAAGCGGCTGAGCGAGGTCACCGGGCGCTCGGACCTGCTGACGCGGCGCACGGACTTCAAGAAGGAGCACTCCCGGGCCGCGCTGCTCGACCTGTCGCGGTTCATTCACCCCGACATGGCGGTCGCGCTCCTGGCGAAGAACCACCCGCAGGTGGAACCCAACCGGGGCCTCTGCGCCCCGGCGGGGTCGCTCAACGAGCGCGTCCTGGCGGCGGCGTTCGACGCGATCGACACGGCGCAGAACGCGGACCTGGTGTTCCGGGTGCGCAACTCCGACCGCGCGGTCGGCGCGACGGTAGCGGGCGAGATCGCCAAGCTGTACGGCCGCGAGGGGATGCCGAACAACCGCAAGGTCAAAGTGCGGCTCGACGGCGAGGCCGGACAGAGCTTCGGCGCCTGGTGCATCAACGGCCTCGACCTCGAACTCCGCGGGTTCGCGCAGGACGGCGTCGCGAAGGGCATTTCGGGCGGAACGGTGGTGGTCACGCTCGACTACAGCGCGAGTGACTACGGCGGTGAGATCCAGAGCGTCGCCGGGAACAACGTGGGCTACGGCGCTACGGGTGGTACGGTGTTCGTCGGCGGCCGCGCCGGGCACCGGCTCGGCATCCGCAACTCCGGCGCAACGATCGTGGCGGAAGCGGCCGGTAAGTACGCCTGCGAGTACATGACCCGCGGGCGCGTCCTCATCCTGGGACCGGTCGAAAACGAGATCGGCTCCGGAATGACCGGTGGGGAACTGTTCATTTACGACCCGAAGACCGACGTTCCGGCGAAGCTCCACGGCAAGAGCGTGACCGTGATCGAGTGCTCCCACGTCGATTACGAGTGGATGCACCCCCTGCTCCACCAGTACTTCGCACGCACGGGGAGCCGGCAGGCGGAGTACATCCTGAAGAACTGGGCGGACGTCCGGCGCGGGCGTCGGCTGCGTAAGGTTCTCCCGCTAGCGGTTGCCCGCGCGATGGAGGATCTGAAAACGGCCGGGACGAACGCGGGATGA
- a CDS encoding CotH kinase family protein — protein MKRALFAISLGAVVFATAALPAADPAPPPKLISDRDALFRKAQVLDLTIEVGKDEAESLRREPRKYVKVTLKDGAIECVDAAMHLKGAAGSSRGFDDKPGLTLNMDKFTDGLRFRGMDKLHLANSVQDPSYITELICGELYRAAGVPASRVSHATLTLAGRKRGLYYIKEGYDKQFLRNHFGVSTGNFYDGGFLRDIDQPLELISGKGDVADRADLKALLAAAQEKNEKKRFEKMEKLLDMDRFITFLVLQVVTWDWDGYPTNRNNYRIYHDPKLNKITFIPSGMDQMFTDPNGPILPQFQGIVAAQVVNTKEGKRRYFARMREIMKTVYSVDRLTKRLDELEAVVQPALASVDADAGRDYKNQVNRLRDAVKQRAKSIEEQLKQLPPEK, from the coding sequence GTGAAGCGAGCCCTCTTTGCGATCAGTTTGGGTGCCGTTGTCTTCGCGACCGCCGCACTGCCCGCCGCCGATCCCGCCCCGCCGCCCAAGCTCATTTCCGATCGCGACGCACTTTTTCGCAAAGCACAAGTCCTGGATCTCACCATTGAGGTAGGTAAGGACGAGGCCGAATCGTTGCGTCGAGAGCCGCGAAAATACGTGAAGGTGACGCTCAAGGACGGCGCCATCGAATGCGTCGATGCCGCCATGCACCTCAAGGGCGCGGCCGGGAGTTCGCGCGGCTTTGACGACAAGCCCGGCCTCACCCTGAACATGGACAAGTTCACCGACGGCCTGCGGTTCCGGGGGATGGACAAGCTCCACCTCGCGAACTCGGTTCAGGACCCCAGCTACATCACGGAACTGATCTGTGGCGAGCTGTACCGCGCCGCCGGCGTCCCGGCGTCGCGCGTCAGTCACGCCACGCTCACGCTCGCCGGCCGCAAGCGCGGCCTTTACTACATCAAGGAGGGCTACGACAAGCAGTTCCTCCGCAACCACTTCGGTGTCAGCACCGGCAACTTTTACGACGGCGGGTTTCTGCGGGACATCGATCAGCCCCTCGAACTCATCTCGGGCAAAGGTGACGTGGCGGATCGAGCGGACCTGAAGGCGCTACTGGCTGCGGCGCAAGAGAAGAACGAAAAGAAGCGGTTCGAGAAGATGGAGAAGCTGCTCGACATGGACCGCTTCATCACCTTCCTCGTCCTCCAGGTGGTCACGTGGGATTGGGACGGGTACCCGACCAACCGGAACAACTATCGCATCTACCACGACCCGAAGCTGAACAAGATTACGTTCATCCCGTCCGGGATGGATCAGATGTTCACCGATCCGAACGGCCCCATTTTGCCTCAGTTCCAGGGCATCGTCGCGGCCCAGGTGGTGAACACGAAAGAGGGCAAGAGGCGGTACTTCGCCCGGATGCGGGAGATCATGAAAACGGTCTACAGCGTGGACCGGCTGACAAAACGGCTCGACGAGTTGGAAGCCGTCGTCCAACCGGCGCTGGCCTCGGTCGATGCCGATGCCGGCCGCGATTACAAGAATCAGGTGAACCGCTTGCGCGACGCGGTCAAGCAGCGCGCAAAGAGCATTGAGGAGCAACTCAAACAGTTGCCTCCGGAGAAGTAA
- a CDS encoding S49 family peptidase, with product MSTVPSPPDTTQTARRRGLRGCVLPATMLVLLLSVLVNLVFVLGYAGVISDPLSDAPNGVEEHLYLGDARARDKIAIVRVSGVISESGIAFPVRQLRAAAADRRVKAVVLRIDSPGGTVSASEELYQCVVNVRDNTGRRFAGTAPKPVSVSMGALAASGGYYIAVAGHPIVAERVTITGSIGVFAALPNVAELAHNTGVKLELVKAGGIKASGSFFHKLTPEERQTWQDTVDNAYDTFLDVISKGRPELSTDALRNTVVLERTVPRRDEKGNPEPGEAQKPTVKYTRIRADGGTFTAPQAYQFKLIDGIEDLPSAVRSAAARNGLPNFKAVIYEKPSGLVEKVTGLPLGRQGNPLNWPDVSGALTPRLWYLSPSADAGLLAPVP from the coding sequence ATGTCCACCGTACCGTCACCACCCGACACAACCCAGACGGCCCGACGGCGCGGACTGCGGGGGTGCGTCCTGCCGGCCACGATGTTGGTTCTGCTCCTCTCGGTCCTCGTCAATCTCGTGTTCGTCCTGGGCTACGCCGGCGTGATCAGTGATCCCCTCTCGGACGCCCCCAATGGTGTCGAAGAACACCTCTATCTCGGTGACGCCCGCGCCCGCGACAAGATCGCGATCGTGCGCGTGAGCGGCGTCATCTCGGAATCGGGAATCGCGTTCCCGGTCCGCCAGTTACGCGCGGCGGCGGCCGACCGCCGCGTCAAGGCCGTTGTCCTCCGCATCGACAGCCCCGGCGGCACCGTCAGCGCGAGCGAAGAACTCTACCAGTGCGTCGTGAACGTCCGGGACAACACGGGCCGCCGCTTCGCCGGTACGGCACCGAAGCCCGTGTCCGTTTCAATGGGCGCTCTCGCCGCGTCCGGTGGCTACTACATCGCGGTCGCGGGGCACCCGATCGTGGCGGAGCGGGTGACCATTACCGGCTCCATCGGCGTGTTCGCCGCGCTCCCGAACGTGGCGGAACTGGCCCACAACACCGGGGTGAAACTCGAACTGGTGAAAGCCGGCGGCATCAAGGCGAGCGGATCGTTCTTCCACAAGCTCACTCCGGAGGAGCGGCAGACGTGGCAAGACACGGTCGATAATGCCTACGACACGTTTCTCGACGTGATTTCGAAGGGGCGGCCCGAACTCTCGACCGACGCGCTCCGCAACACAGTCGTTCTGGAGCGCACCGTGCCCAGGCGCGATGAGAAAGGAAATCCTGAACCGGGCGAGGCCCAGAAGCCAACGGTGAAGTACACACGCATCCGGGCCGATGGGGGCACCTTCACCGCCCCACAGGCCTATCAGTTCAAGTTGATCGACGGCATCGAGGATTTACCGTCTGCCGTACGCAGTGCCGCGGCCCGGAACGGACTACCGAACTTCAAAGCCGTGATCTACGAGAAGCCGTCGGGTTTAGTGGAAAAGGTGACCGGCCTCCCGCTCGGCCGTCAGGGGAATCCCTTGAACTGGCCTGATGTTTCGGGGGCACTCACCCCGCGTCTCTGGTACCTGTCCCCCTCTGCCGATGCCGGTCTGCTGGCGCCCGTTCCGTGA
- a CDS encoding TraR/DksA family transcriptional regulator, which translates to MARQDALLRLHKNLIARRSELRKRLGLELEELAHVKHSSASGDAADAAFDASGEEIASTLAELESKELAQIERALRRLKSGTYGKCESCSITIPVARLNALPFSTLCVKCQRDLEADGGWGSGRGTADWGRLADGNPMEDREVNISDLEIDMTK; encoded by the coding sequence ATGGCTCGTCAAGACGCACTACTGCGACTCCATAAGAACCTGATCGCCCGTCGGAGCGAACTGCGCAAACGGCTCGGTCTGGAACTGGAAGAACTGGCCCACGTTAAACACTCTTCCGCTTCGGGCGACGCGGCCGATGCCGCGTTCGACGCGAGCGGCGAAGAAATTGCCTCGACCTTGGCGGAACTGGAATCGAAAGAGCTCGCTCAGATCGAGCGCGCCCTCCGCCGCCTGAAGTCGGGCACCTATGGAAAGTGCGAATCGTGCAGCATCACCATCCCGGTGGCGCGCTTGAACGCCCTCCCCTTTAGCACGTTGTGCGTGAAGTGTCAGCGTGATCTCGAAGCCGACGGCGGCTGGGGGAGCGGTCGCGGGACCGCGGACTGGGGTCGGCTCGCCGACGGTAACCCGATGGAAGACCGCGAGGTCAACATCTCCGACCTCGAGATCGACATGACCAAGTGA
- a CDS encoding S1C family serine protease, giving the protein MRRHLGLIVVCGSCAFLGGLSAETVLSSSGNVSAQPGGPPLPPLPSNTDSEKAAPTPERFQGVIKQLSPSVVAVDAVKPPEPGSTKREPLEESGSGVIVKFPGASGVVVVTNYHVVGAAVPSKVYVTLSDGRIVQPARTWTDPESDIALLNIDDDSLPAAPLADSDRVRRGQWVLAFGSPFGLNQTVTHGIISATNRGQISLGSTIRIKEFLQTDAAINPGSSGGPLVDLDGRVVGINTAIASKSGSNSGVSFSIPANMVKRIAAQLIEKGVVTRGYLGVQLASALEPAEALRLGLNRVSGALVEIVHTGTPAAAAGLRVGDVILQIEDVTVRDENHLINVVCALPPGQRVRLTVWRDRKAQVVDVTVGEYGGGQRTRSAKP; this is encoded by the coding sequence ATGCGCAGACATCTGGGCCTGATCGTGGTGTGCGGCTCGTGCGCCTTCCTGGGCGGCCTGTCGGCGGAAACCGTTCTCTCGAGTTCGGGCAACGTGTCGGCCCAACCCGGCGGCCCGCCCCTCCCCCCGCTCCCGTCGAACACCGATTCTGAAAAAGCGGCCCCGACGCCGGAGCGGTTTCAAGGGGTCATCAAGCAACTCAGCCCATCGGTCGTTGCGGTGGACGCGGTGAAACCGCCGGAACCGGGCTCGACCAAGCGCGAACCCCTGGAAGAGTCGGGGTCCGGCGTGATCGTTAAGTTCCCCGGCGCTTCGGGGGTGGTCGTCGTCACGAACTACCACGTCGTCGGTGCGGCGGTGCCGTCCAAGGTGTACGTCACACTGTCGGACGGCCGGATCGTCCAACCCGCGCGCACCTGGACCGATCCCGAATCCGATATCGCGCTCCTGAACATTGACGACGACTCGCTCCCGGCCGCGCCACTGGCCGACAGTGACCGGGTCCGCCGCGGCCAGTGGGTCCTCGCGTTCGGCAGCCCGTTCGGGTTGAACCAGACGGTCACCCACGGGATCATCTCCGCGACCAACCGCGGACAGATCTCGCTCGGCTCGACCATCCGGATCAAAGAGTTCCTCCAAACCGACGCCGCCATCAATCCGGGCTCCAGTGGCGGCCCGCTCGTGGACCTCGACGGCCGGGTGGTCGGCATCAACACGGCGATCGCTTCCAAGAGCGGGAGCAACAGCGGCGTGTCGTTCAGCATTCCGGCGAACATGGTGAAGCGGATCGCGGCCCAACTCATCGAGAAGGGCGTGGTGACGCGCGGCTACCTGGGCGTGCAACTCGCCAGCGCGCTGGAGCCGGCCGAGGCGCTGCGGCTCGGATTGAACCGGGTCAGCGGGGCGCTGGTGGAGATCGTCCACACGGGAACACCGGCCGCGGCGGCGGGGCTCCGGGTGGGCGACGTGATCCTCCAGATCGAAGACGTCACGGTCCGCGACGAGAACCACCTCATCAACGTGGTGTGTGCCCTGCCCCCGGGACAACGGGTGCGGTTGACCGTCTGGCGGGACCGGAAGGCACAGGTCGTGGACGTGACGGTGGGGGAATACGGCGGGGGCCAAAGGACGCGATCGGCGAAGCCGTGA
- a CDS encoding DHH family phosphoesterase, producing MARRSADPDGCSTSKSTPGLRRSDRFLIGLQDFERVVFVSHVQPDPDSLGSMLGLAHLVETRLGKPTVVTRDGLISRAENRAMVDVLHLDLVPVEEVVWRENDAVVMVDSQPRTGRHTFPDAVPLFAVLDHHDTPGDLEGVAFTDIRSSHGATCSLVTKYLMEQGVVIPEKVATALLYGIETEVTGYPREACPADDAALLSLYPLADKDLIAQIRNARLPHSYFECMLQAMQSTFIYDRLLMSWVNPLPQPEQAAEVVDFMIRFEKVDYAVCGGVYEDTLVLSVRSAIENARAGELLRQVVGKLGRAGGHDRRAGGAIPLSSTAPSAIEDIQSELRRRFLKVMKLEDIRGQRLVPLRDMLENLQS from the coding sequence ATGGCGCGACGTAGCGCCGATCCTGATGGTTGTTCCACCTCGAAATCAACACCCGGGCTTCGCCGCTCGGACCGCTTTCTGATCGGGCTCCAGGACTTCGAACGTGTCGTTTTCGTCTCCCACGTTCAGCCGGACCCCGACAGCCTCGGGAGCATGTTGGGGCTCGCCCACCTGGTCGAAACGCGCCTGGGCAAGCCCACCGTCGTCACCCGCGACGGCCTTATCAGCCGCGCCGAGAACCGGGCCATGGTGGACGTACTCCACCTGGATCTCGTTCCGGTGGAGGAAGTGGTGTGGCGCGAAAACGATGCCGTGGTGATGGTCGATAGCCAACCCCGGACCGGTCGGCACACCTTCCCGGACGCCGTTCCACTCTTCGCGGTGCTGGACCACCACGACACGCCGGGCGACCTCGAAGGGGTTGCGTTCACGGACATCCGCTCCAGCCACGGCGCAACGTGTTCCCTTGTGACGAAATACCTGATGGAACAGGGCGTCGTAATACCGGAGAAGGTCGCGACGGCGCTACTCTACGGGATCGAGACAGAGGTCACCGGGTACCCGCGCGAAGCCTGCCCGGCCGACGACGCAGCCCTCCTCTCACTCTACCCCCTCGCCGATAAGGATCTCATCGCGCAAATCCGCAACGCCCGGCTGCCGCACAGCTACTTCGAGTGCATGCTCCAGGCGATGCAGAGCACGTTCATCTACGACCGGCTCCTGATGAGCTGGGTGAACCCGCTCCCCCAGCCCGAGCAGGCCGCCGAAGTCGTGGACTTCATGATCCGCTTCGAGAAAGTGGACTACGCGGTGTGCGGCGGGGTGTACGAAGACACGCTGGTGTTGTCCGTGCGGTCCGCGATCGAAAACGCCCGCGCCGGTGAACTCCTCCGGCAGGTCGTCGGGAAGCTCGGCCGCGCCGGGGGACACGACCGCCGGGCGGGCGGTGCGATTCCGCTCTCGAGCACGGCCCCGAGCGCGATCGAGGACATCCAGAGCGAACTCCGCCGCCGGTTCCTGAAGGTCATGAAACTCGAAGACATTCGCGGTCAGCGCCTCGTGCCGCTGCGCGACATGCTCGAGAACTTGCAGTCCTGA